From Caretta caretta isolate rCarCar2 chromosome 3, rCarCar1.hap1, whole genome shotgun sequence, a single genomic window includes:
- the LOC142071643 gene encoding uncharacterized protein LOC142071643, which yields MVHAAKARSDLTAEELADLVSVCPVTWQNDDQDNPVGTWTTLPYSVVREVKKAIHEFGLTSTFVRGLIEGMGTGYSLIPEDWKTLLRMMLSPSQYVIWLSEYQQMAERQAQDRCGFQLGVCDRHLNNMARHQGLSNPIPEFQLTLEETALPPKSTTTGRKRRRRSVPSQPVTWGAVKALVATAQRRLAADQQPETPETLFVAILAQITANSVMIVCLLCLLFPVGVGSEAPPPLQARMTYNIWERLASIANVTHFCLSNSVAAGDLLGTCLIPVCHHPEEMENKTLFSAYANLSSQYSSMANWGPANYTLPRTAISLHTPYPAGAHNVTCARVVNCTSTKVPLGCRKIFQPLLNCSHAVNVSYNYGHIILPSGWFFTFGSRTFNYIPANLSDGTLCCLSRMILILPFAGHNCSKRSVPFLDDYIADVELWLFCVCNHWAYFFAAAVYNVFLPC from the exons atggttcacgcagcgaaagctcgatcagatcttacagcggaggagctggctgatctggtctccgtttgcccggtgacctggcagaatgatgaccaggacaaccccgtgggcacctggaccactttgccatactcggtggtaagagaggtaaagaaagcaattcatgaatttggcctgactagcacctttgtgcgtggtctcattgaagggatgggtactgggtactccctaatccctgaggattggaaaacgctgctgcgcatgatgttgtcacccagtcagtatgttatttggcttagtgagtatcagcagatggcagaacgccaagctcag gaccgttgtgggttccagctcggtgtgtgcgaccggcacttaaacaacatggcaagGCACCAGGGACTGTCAaatcccataccggagtttcagctgaccttggaggagaccgcgttgccccccaagtcgacaacgacgggacggaaacggaggaggcgtagtgtcccaagccagcccgtgacatggggagcagtaaaagcattggtcgccacagctcaacgaagactggcagcagatcaacagccagagactcctgagactttgtttgtggcgattctcgcccaaatcactgctaattctgtgatgattgtgtgccttttgtgcctgctatttcctgtaggggttggctcggaagcgcCTCCCCCGTTAcaagcccgaatgacatataacatatgggaaagattggcttcaatagcaaatgttacccacttttgtttatctaattctgtagcagccggagatttgttaggtacatgccttattccagtatgtcatcaccctgaggagatggagaataagacactgttctctgcttatgctaatctttcctcccagtactctagcatggctaattggggcccggccaactatactctgcctcgcacggctatatccctccacacaccgtacccggccggggctcacaatgtcacctgtgcgcgtgtagttaactgcactagtacaaaggtgcccttgggctgtcgaaaaatttttcaaccccttttaaattgttcccatgctgttaatgtttcatataattatggccatatcatcctaccatcaggatggttttttactttcggttcacgcacctttaattatattcctgcaaatttaagtgatggcaccctttgctgtcttagtagaatgatacttatattgccttttgctggtcacaattgtagtaaaagaagtgtaccctttttagatgattatattgcagatgttgagctttggttattctgtgtttgtaatcattgggcttatttttttgctgctgctgtgtacaatgtattccttccttgttaa